The following are from one region of the Nicotiana tabacum cultivar K326 chromosome 3, ASM71507v2, whole genome shotgun sequence genome:
- the LOC107785796 gene encoding homeobox-leucine zipper protein MERISTEM L1, with protein sequence MFKGNMFDSHHHLLDMSAHNKTPENEMDFIRDEEFESNSGTDIMEAPNSGDDQDPNQRPNKKKRYHRHTQHQIQEMESFFKECPHPDDKQRKELGKRLALEPLQVKFWFQNKRTQMKAQHERSENTQLRNENEKLRAENVRYKEALSNAACPNCGGPAAIGEMSFDEQHLRIENARLREEIDRISGIAAKYVGGKPLLNFPQIPPPEASCSLDLGFRPQSSLLGEMYSAGDLLRTAISGLTDSEKPIVIELAVAAMEELIRMAQSGEPLWMPTSNINSTEILSEEEYVRNFPRGIGPKPLALKSEASRESAVVIMNHINLVEILMDVNQWTNVFAGLVSKAMTLEVLSTGVAGNYNGALQVMTAEFQVPSPLVPTRENYFVRYCKQHADGTWAVVDVSLDNLRPTSVSRCRRRPSGCLIQELPNGYSKVTWVEHVEVDEKAVHSIYKPLVNSGLAFGAKRWVAILDRQCERLASAMANNIPTGDVGIITSPAGRKSMLKLAERMVMSFCAGVGASTTHTWTTLSGSGADDVRVMTRKSIDDPGRPPGIVLSAATSFWLPVSPKRVFDFLRDENSRSEWDILSNGGLVQEMAHIANGRDPGNCVSLLRVNSGNSNQSNMLILQESSTDSTGSYVIYAPVDIVAMNVVLSGGDPDYVALLPSGFAILPDGSTNHSGDNPEVIGNVGGSLLTVAFQILVDSVPTAKLSLGSVATVNSLIKCTVERIKTAVTCENA encoded by the exons ATGTTTAAGGGAAACATGTTTGATAGCCACCATCATTTGCTAGATATGTCTGCCCATAATAAAACACCAGAAAATGAGATGGACTTTATTCGAGATGAAGAATTCGAGAGCAATTCAGGTACTGATATCATGGAAGCTCCTAATTCAGGTGATGATCAAGATCCAAATCAACGTCCAAATAAGAAGAAGCGTTACCACCGCCATACTCAGCATCAAATCCAAGAAATGGAATC GTTTTTCAAAGAATGCCCTCACCCTGacgataaacaaagaaaagaattgGGAAAACGACTAGCGTTGGAGCCTTTGCAAGTGAAGTTTTGGTTCCAAAACAAGCGCACCCAAATGAAG GCTCAACATGAACGATCTGAGAACACACAGTTGAGGAATGAAAATGAGAAGCTACGAGCTGAGAACGTAAGATATAAAGAAGCACTCAGCAATGCAGCATGCCCAAATTGTGGAGGGCCTGCAGCCATAGGCGAGATGTCCTTtgatgagcagcacttgaggattgAAAATGCTCGTCTTAGAGAAGAG ATTGACAGGATATCTGGAATTGCTGCGAAATATGTTGGAGGGAAACCACTGCTTAATTTTCCTCAAATTCCTCCTCCGGAAGCATCTTGCTCACTGGATCTTGGTTTTAGGCCTCAATCAAGCCTTCTTGGAGAAATGTACAGTGCTGGTGACCTTCTTAGAACTGCAATATCAGGCCTTACAGATTCTGAGAAGCCCATTGTTATTGAACTTGCTGTTGCTGCAATGGAGGAACTTATTAGAATGGCTCAATCTGGAGAACCCTTATGGATGCCAACCTCAAACATCAATTCTACTGAGATTTTAAGTGAGGAGGAATATGTTAGAAATTTCCCTCGAGGGATTGGCCCAAAACCATTGGCACTAAAATCTGAAGCCTCACGAGAATCAGCAGTTGTTATCATGAACCATATTAATTTAGTTGAAATTTTGATGGATGTG AACCAATGGACAAATGTTTTTGCTGGCCTAGTATCAAAAGCAATGACCCTTGAAGTTTTGTCAACTGGCGTAGCAGGAAATTATAATGGAGCATTGCAAGTG ATGACAGCTGAGTTTCAGGTTCCTTCTCCACTTGTTCCAACTCGAGAGAACTATTTTGTGAGATATTGTAAGCAACATGCTGATGGAACTTGGGCAGTGGTTGATGTTTCCCTTGACAATTTACGCCCTACTTCTGTGTCGCGCTGCAGAAGAAGGCCATCCGGTTGTTTAATTCAAGAATTGCCAAATGGTTATTCCAAG GTTACGTGGGTTGAACACGTTGAAGTGGATGAAAAAGCTGTCCACAGCATCTACAAACCTCTTGTCAATTCAGGTCTTGCATTTGGAGCAAAACGCTGGGTAGCAATATTAGATAGACAATGTGAACGGCTTGCAAGTGCAATGGCTAATAACATCCCAACAGGAGATGTTGGAA TCATCACAAGTCCAGCCGGACGAAAGAGTATGTTGAAACTGGCTGAGAGAATGGTGATGAGTTTTTGTGCTGGTGTTGGTGCCTCGACAACTCACACGTGGACAACGTTGTCTGGAAGTGGTGCCGATGATGTTAGAGTCATGACTAGGAAGAGTATAGATGATCCAGGGAGACCTCCTGGTATAGTCTTGAGTGCTGCAACATCTTTTTGGCTTCCGGTTTCTCCTAAGAGAGTTTTTGACTTTCTCCGGGATGAAAACTCTAGAAGTGAG TGGGATATTCTTTCAAATGGAGGGCTTGTTCAGGAAATGGCACATATTGCAAATGGTCGTGATCCTGGAAACTGCGTATCTCTACTCCGTGTTAAT AGTGGAAACTCAAACCAGAGTAATATGTTGATACTCCAAGAGAGCTCCACTGATTCAACAGGCTCTTATGTTATTTATGCACCAGTCGATATCGTTGCCATGAATGTGGTGCTAAGTGGTGGTGACCCTGACTATGTTGCTCTCCTACCATCTGGTTTTGCTATCCTTCCAGACGGATCGACAAATCATAGTGGAGATAATCCAGAGGTTATTGGTAATGTTGGTGGATCTTTATTAACTGTTGCATTTCAGATATTGGTTGATTCAGTCCCTACTGCAAAACTTTCTCTTGGATCTGTGGCGACTGTCAATAGTCTCATCAAGTGCACCGTTGAAAGGATTAAAACAGCTGTAACATGCGAAAATGCTTGA